The genomic DNA GATTCTCAGTCCTCTTCTATCGATTCTAAGTCCACCGACAATGGCACCAATTCTGATCTTCAGTCGACTATTATCACTTTCCTAGCGTCCATCGACTCTCACGCCCCCGGATCATTACGTGCCAGTGGAGCAATCAATCACACTAACGCCTCTCAGCAGACTCTGTTGCATATTGCATCCGCAATGGGCTTTTCCCGCCTCGTTCGACGGCTTATTATCGGCGGTGCTCAAATTGATGTGCAAGATACTAATGGGTACACGCCGCTTGCTTTTGCTGCGCTGTGCGGAAGACATACATGTGCGAGAGTATTGATTGAAGCTGGAGCATGGTATGATCGAGCTACCAACTATGGCGAGATGCCTCTCGATCTGGCCAAATTTGGAGAGCATTCAAAAGTGGAGAGGCTCTTACTTTCTGCTGTGTGGTCAACCACTGCCGAACCGAGAGAAACTGGAGCAATTCCTGCAGTTTTGGCAGGCGGCatgggagaaagggaaaatcAGAACGGTAGTGGGGGATCGCCCAGATCTGTTGCTGCCAGTCTTACCAGTTCAATCGACGACGacaatccttcttcttcttctgaagtagaagatgatgtcgCCAAATTCCGACTGTCATCTATGCCACCCCGTCCCAGATCCAAATTACGACAATCAAAGGACAAAAGGCAAATGTCTATTAAGTCGAATAAATCAGAGAGACATCATATTTCGTCTGTTTCTGCCGCTCGCTCCTCATCTAACGCGGGAGAGACTATGGACGATCCACCTCCCTATGCGCCACCTACTGACCACTCTCGAATCGGTGTGCACCCCGATCATGCCGATGATCATGATTCCTGGATGAAGACGCTCGCAACTTTGCCTCAAGTTCCCCAGTTTTTACCGTCGGGCGTATGGGATCACCTTCCATCACGtcattctttctttggcTCCGATAACCGTACCGTTTCAGAAGGCGGTGAACATGGGCATGGTTCATCTAGTCATGGATGGATTGCATTCCCTACCCCGTCGTGGGAAACTCTCACAAAGATGGCTAGTCCGGAAGAGGTCAGGCTGTTCACTCAAGCCATGGCAGCTGCAGCGCTGAACGCCGTCGTACAGACTGGTGTGACTACCCCCGCCATCCACTCAGGACCTCGAGCCAGGAGATCCAATGCTAGTCTTCGGGCAGCTGATACAGAGCTAGATATGGATgcagaaggtgaaggaagaaagaaagctagagaagatgaggagggcgCGAAGAATGGTAGcaaaagcagaagaagaaaatcGGCCAGTGCATCCGGGCTTGGTGGTGCGACTATTGTGTCAACCAAGAGATCGGATAATGCATCCTCTGACAATGTTGTGAACCATGTCAAGCGTAAGTCTATCCCTTTCGCTTACCATGAGGTCCGTGAAACTGACGATGTATGGCAGGCGACCGAATGCTTTATCTGTTCTGgcttcccatcctcttgtTTGTTGGATTTTGGCTTCTCGTTTCGGCTTTACCGATTGCGACTGGCTTCGGCCTTATCTACGCCAGGAAAATTACCAAAGCTATCAAGGGGCGGATGTGAATTTAATTAGAGGTTCTTGAAAGTAATGCATGTAAGGAGGCAGTGTAGTGGTTTTGGTTGTTAATATCCGCAGGCCGAGAAATTTATAGATTTGTTCAAGGATAATATTTGATGTCATTCTTTCCGCAGTGTTGATATCTTTCTAGAGTTATATAAGGGGTGACGGGCATGCCATGCATATAAAGGTTCTACAATACAACAAACAATACTGCAGTAAATTGTAACTAATTCTCTCGCGGCTTTTTGCTTCCCCATGGGGCTGgcctccccatccccaatctcctctttcctctaGCAAGCTCAAGCGATCCTCTCCCTACCAGTCCTCCTCCCGCGCTAGCAGAGGGCCCGACAGGATTAGGAGGTAGATCGGCGGGCAAACCTAGCCCAGCCATCATCTCTAAACTCTTATTACCCCCACTCATCAATGAGTCTAATGAtgtttcctctttcttttcctcctttgtATTAAATGTGAATGGCATCGTAGGTGGTATATATCTGTTGGCAGATTTTACAGGGGGGGGGGGAGGTTTCTTTTGGGGCGCTATCGGTAACGTGGTTGGAGGTCTGGAAAGGCCAGAGGTGATCCGAGTAAAACCGGTTGTGTAtggagaagacggagagGGAGCGAATGAATCGGACGGAAGGGCGTactcatcaacatctgATGCCCAATATTCAGCGGCACGAGTAGCTTTGCTGATATCTCGACGAGCAAATCTATTActcttgcttctccaaGAAGAACTCTCGGGTGAATCCCAAGTACTCAGAGGAGGGGCTATACGAACACTAAATGGAATTAGAGTCAGAAAAAAGGACTGTATCGATAAGGAAAGACGATGTTACATACTGCTTCATTATCATGTCCTTCgtcatctcctcatcggGCGCAGGTCGACATAGCATGGCAGATATCTGCTTTCTCACGATCATATCCACGTTAGGTTGATCGGTCGCCAGTAAACCCTGTCGTCCATTGACCATTCATCAATTGAGGGCATAGCACAGAGATATTATCCATTTACGTACCGGCTGATTCCGCATAACGTCCCCCAAAAACTCGCTAGCTTCCTTGttgttttcttctccacccaTCATTCTGAACTGACAATATGACATTATCTAATGTCCATCAGTCCGTTTATCGTGTTGGTCGTGACTACTTGAATTTTAACCCACCAAGAAACTTTGCGCTCGAGTCATAGCGACGTAGAGTAACCGTCGTTCTTCTGCTATTTCATGAGGCTCCGTGCAGCGATAAGAAGGGTAGGTTCCTTGCTCGACTACACCAGAATTAAAAATCAAGTTACCTTCGCCTTTGAAacagaaaggagaggaaaaaggcTTACCAGCAGGTATGAAGACCACAGGCCATTCGAGACCTTTTGCGGCATGGACAGTCGTGATCGTGACTTTCTGTCATCCCAGTCATCAGAATTACTCTCTCCCTTATATGGTGCTCCTCAAGTGCAAACTCACGGGTGTAGACGCATCGTCTTGTCCTGATTCAGTATCCGTCGATAACATAGAAGTTTGAAGAAAGTACGCCAAGGGCGTCAAGCTGAATCCAACATACATAATCAGCAAACTGTTTTTATCCAATGGGTAAAGAGCGAGGCACCCACTTATCAGGTGCATTGACCAGTGATTCTACCAAGTCAGGAGAGGCATAGGCCACGCTGCTCTGCTTGACCATATCGGCgactttcttcttcggctttATATCTGGCTTGACGCCTtgatcttcgtcatcactCGAAAGCAACTCTATCACGCCACCATGCGTCTCATTCGTCCTCACAGATCCCTTTCTCGGCAGTATGCTTTTGGTATTCACAGTGATCGAACCACTCCTACTCCGACTCGTCGCGGAGGACGTATCACATTCCTGATCACTGATATTATTGCCGCTTGTTCGGCGCCTGAACATAGGGTATGCCCgttttccttctttctccttcttcaaatttCTCTCCTGCTTgacctcttttcctttaccCTTTTCGTACGCCTCATTCACCAAGGCTTCGACAGCAGCAGAATTGGCGGGCATGaatcctctttcttcaaggGTACTTCCGGATTGGGATTCAGATAAACGAGCTTGCTCTTCGGCGACTGTGACACTGTATGATATCTGGAATCGTCATTCTCAAGGTCAGCCAACCATTACTAAGCAGGACAAACACGACGAGAtaggaaaagaaagaacgaTGAGGGAGGACTGACTAGTTCCTTGACGTTTTCCCATCTGGAGTCCCAATCTGGTTGCGAAGTACGGAGATACTCTTCGTAATTGACTTTCTCGATGATCATCTTGATCAGGTCGGCTACAGATGCGCCCTACATTTGATTCGTGTCAGATACCAACTGCTTTTTTCATATCCAGTTCAAAGATAAAACGTAGTGTTGACGATAAGAGAATGAGAACAGAGACGAAACACTCACACGTTCCGCGGCCCGTCGAAGTTTTCTGACCACGCCGACAAAGTTTGCAAGACTCTTTTTCACACCCGGCTTGATGTTTGTAGGAATAGCTTCACCATCTGTGACCCGCTCGCATAGCTCCATAGGGGATATTTTCATTGATTTCGCTGTGCTCAGGATATCTGTGAGGG from Cryptococcus deuterogattii R265 chromosome 11, complete sequence includes the following:
- a CDS encoding DNA helicase II/ATP-dependent DNA helicase PcrA; protein product: MSLKEGVVLSEISKAKAKGEPPEAMAIRAAQNRNASTNTLAVIADLYEEYQLALTEANSLDFDDLLLYALRLFKEAPRVVEDIRHILVDEFQDTNITQYELLKRFAKAHKGVSVVGDPDQAIYGWRSAEIENLNKMTKDFPGVEAIYLEENYRSTGSILDAAHAIVSQDRQRIQKSLFTSHPKSTPVTLKVFSAPVIEGSFISTEIKRLIAYSGGLLGYNDFAILLRYNALSRVIESSLQKDSIPNRIVGGHKFFERMEIKDLLAYLQLADNPGFNPAFIRVVNVPKRSIGDKTLTDILSTAKSMKISPMELCERVTDGEAIPTNIKPGVKKSLANFVGVVRKLRRAAERGASVADLIKMIIEKVNYEEYLRTSQPDWDSRWENVKELISYSVTVAEEQARLSESQSGSTLEERGFMPANSAAVEALVNEAYEKGKGKEVKQERNLKKEKEGKRAYPMFRRRTSGNNISDQECDTSSATSRSRSGSITVNTKSILPRKGSVRTNETHGGVIELLSSDDEDQGVKPDIKPKKKVADMVKQSSVAYASPDLVESLVNAPDNLTPLAYFLQTSMLSTDTESGQDDASTPKVTITTVHAAKGLEWPVVFIPAVEQGTYPSYRCTEPHEIAEERRLLYVAMTRAQSFLIMSYCQFRMMGGEENNKEASEFLGDVMRNQPGLLATDQPNVDMIVRKQISAMLCRPAPDEEMTKDMIMKHVRIAPPLSTWDSPESSSWRSKSNRFARRDISKATRAAEYWASDVDEYALPSDSFAPSPSSPYTTGFTRITSGLSRPPTTLPIAPQKKPPPPPVKSANRYIPPTMPFTFNTKEEKKEETSLDSLMSGGNKSLEMMAGLGLPADLPPNPVGPSASAGGGLVGRGSLELARGKRRLGMGRPAPWGSKKPREN